One Thermodesulfobacteriota bacterium DNA segment encodes these proteins:
- a CDS encoding periplasmic heavy metal sensor produces MKRNLVLTAVLGLFMTGAAAAIAMPHGGPFGIERLEAFSKLPQDKQQLIISTLSAVKEENEGLRDEIEATHDKLKEILTAEEFDAEAFKENSEKLQTLMAQGFTSFSNAIAELAPQLTQDEREILAELGPGGRHHWKK; encoded by the coding sequence ATGAAAAGGAATTTGGTACTTACGGCAGTACTAGGGCTGTTTATGACGGGGGCGGCCGCAGCGATCGCCATGCCCCACGGCGGACCCTTCGGGATAGAAAGGCTCGAGGCCTTCTCGAAGCTCCCCCAAGACAAGCAGCAGCTCATCATCAGCACCCTCAGCGCGGTAAAGGAAGAGAACGAAGGGCTCAGGGACGAGATAGAGGCGACACACGACAAGCTGAAAGAGATACTCACGGCCGAGGAGTTCGACGCGGAGGCTTTCAAGGAGAACTCCGAGAAGCTCCAGACGCTCATGGCCCAGGGCTTCACGTCTTTCTCGAACGCGATAGCGGAGCTCGCCCCCCAGCTCACGCAGGACGAAAGGGAGATACTTGCGGAGCTAGGCCCCGGCGGACGCCACCATTGGAAGAAATAA
- a CDS encoding sigma-70 family RNA polymerase sigma factor — protein sequence MDTTVTLPIGKMAIETEGFTDEELMGRIRNGDRDAFSMLVMRHTKKFYSLAYSMLSSREEAEDTVQEAFLTLWTNPGKWDGERQTKFTTWFYRVVANACIDRKRKQKPLPLEDGFDPPDEGRGAEEAIEMKRRKDDIDACIGELPESQQTALALCFYEGVSNREAAEIMGVSVKALESLLMRAKASLRQRLAGDNRREENKDG from the coding sequence ATGGATACGACCGTCACTCTTCCGATCGGGAAAATGGCCATAGAGACCGAGGGGTTCACAGACGAAGAGCTCATGGGGCGGATAAGGAACGGGGACAGGGATGCGTTCTCGATGCTCGTAATGCGTCACACGAAGAAGTTCTACAGCCTGGCCTACAGTATGCTTTCGAGCAGGGAAGAGGCCGAGGACACAGTGCAGGAGGCGTTCCTCACGCTGTGGACGAACCCGGGGAAATGGGACGGCGAGAGGCAGACGAAGTTCACGACGTGGTTCTACAGAGTAGTGGCGAACGCGTGCATAGACCGTAAGAGGAAGCAGAAGCCGCTCCCGCTCGAAGACGGGTTCGACCCTCCGGACGAGGGGCGCGGGGCGGAAGAGGCGATCGAAATGAAAAGGAGAAAGGACGACATAGACGCGTGCATAGGCGAGCTTCCCGAATCGCAGCAGACCGCCCTCGCGCTCTGTTTCTACGAGGGGGTGAGCAACAGGGAGGCTGCCGAGATAATGGGAGTGAGCGTGAAGGCGCTCGAGTCGCTCCTCATGCGCGCGAAAGCGTCTCTCAGGCAGAGGCTCGCAGGAGATAACAGGAGGGAGGAGAACAAGGATGGATAG
- a CDS encoding cupin domain-containing protein, protein MGARKQTYLLKAGEIKKMQKKFSHPWNPKSELIGARLAAKTGLKRTGVNIATIPPGKESFVYHSHQFEEEWIYILSGSGVAEINGKEYKVGPGDFMGFPTPGVAHNMRNDGKADLVYLVGGESSEHEMIEYPKLGRKLIRTEEKVEVLKVSDLKDFKFWE, encoded by the coding sequence ATGGGCGCACGCAAGCAAACGTATTTACTGAAGGCCGGGGAAATTAAAAAGATGCAGAAGAAGTTCTCTCACCCCTGGAACCCTAAATCGGAGCTGATCGGCGCGAGGCTCGCCGCGAAGACCGGGCTCAAGAGGACGGGCGTCAACATCGCAACGATACCGCCCGGCAAGGAGTCGTTCGTCTACCACTCGCACCAGTTCGAGGAGGAGTGGATCTACATACTGTCAGGCAGCGGCGTCGCCGAGATAAACGGGAAGGAGTACAAGGTGGGGCCCGGGGACTTCATGGGGTTCCCCACGCCCGGGGTCGCGCACAACATGCGGAACGACGGGAAGGCCGACCTCGTCTACCTCGTCGGGGGGGAGAGCAGCGAGCACGAGATGATCGAGTACCCGAAGCTCGGAAGGAAGCTCATAAGGACCGAGGAAAAGGTCGAGGTGCTCAAGGTCTCCGACCTCAAGGACTTCAAGTTCTGGGAGTGA
- a CDS encoding isoprenylcysteine carboxylmethyltransferase family protein, with protein sequence MTSPYDDHPRVIAPPPLIVLIIIAAGTAAGLIYPLRFIEGNARYITGAALLVLSVIITSSAFFMMKRAGTNVDVRKPVTAIVTGGIYSFTRNPMYVSLVIFLIAISILLNNLWIMILIPLFITVMRKGVIEREELYLEEKFGAQYTEYKSRVRRWL encoded by the coding sequence ATGACGAGCCCCTATGACGACCACCCCCGCGTGATCGCGCCGCCACCGCTCATCGTGCTCATAATCATCGCTGCGGGCACGGCCGCGGGCCTCATATACCCGCTCCGGTTCATCGAAGGGAACGCGAGATACATAACAGGCGCAGCTCTCTTAGTACTCTCCGTAATCATAACGTCATCCGCGTTCTTCATGATGAAGCGCGCGGGCACGAACGTCGACGTGAGGAAGCCCGTGACAGCAATCGTTACGGGCGGTATATACTCCTTCACGCGGAACCCGATGTACGTGTCGCTCGTAATTTTTCTCATCGCGATATCCATACTCCTCAATAACCTGTGGATAATGATACTTATACCTCTGTTCATCACGGTCATGAGGAAGGGAGTCATCGAGAGGGAGGAGCTGTACCTCGAAGAAAAGTTCGGCGCGCAGTATACGGAATACAAGAGCCGCGTCCGAAGGTGGCTGTAG
- a CDS encoding OmpA family protein gives MRTISGLSSIVPVLVFTPQSRAQQQPELPPRDIFFDQGQFILREDAKPALGENSETLAMNPGIDVEIVGYCNSNEYSSNHDLGQKRAEAARGFLIRQGINPQRIRLSAECEGESGGENIPPDVSEVRLHLDSKVELKPSPQFEPGLL, from the coding sequence ATGAGAACGATATCAGGTCTTTCGTCCATTGTACCGGTTCTGGTTTTTACTCCACAGTCCCGTGCACAGCAGCAGCCGGAATTGCCTCCGAGAGATATATTTTTTGACCAGGGTCAATTCATCCTAAGAGAAGACGCCAAGCCCGCGCTCGGGGAGAACTCAGAGACCCTTGCAATGAACCCCGGCATCGACGTCGAGATAGTGGGTTACTGCAACAGCAACGAATACAGTTCGAATCACGATCTGGGACAGAAAAGGGCGGAAGCCGCGAGAGGCTTCCTGATCAGACAGGGAATAAATCCTCAAAGGATAAGATTGAGCGCGGAGTGCGAGGGCGAGAGCGGTGGAGAAAATATTCCCCCGGACGTGTCGGAGGTCCGGTTGCATCTCGACAGCAAAGTGGAGCTGAAACCGTCCCCGCAATTTGAACCCGGACTCCTCTGA
- a CDS encoding SRPBCC domain-containing protein — translation MAYELIVKRSLEIKAPASRVWEVLTDPEHTKKYMFGCEVISDWTPGSPLIWKGAADGIVYVKGNLVRLEKEWLFEFTVFDPNAGLDDIPANYSTVTIVLTPGNGSTTLSVTQGDFAGMADGENRFMSAEAGWDMVLPKIKEMAEQ, via the coding sequence ATGGCGTACGAGCTCATCGTAAAAAGGTCACTCGAAATCAAAGCCCCGGCGTCGAGGGTCTGGGAGGTCCTCACCGACCCCGAGCATACGAAGAAGTACATGTTCGGATGCGAGGTCATCTCCGACTGGACACCGGGGAGCCCCCTGATCTGGAAGGGGGCCGCCGACGGGATCGTTTACGTAAAGGGCAATCTCGTCAGGCTCGAGAAGGAGTGGCTGTTCGAGTTCACGGTCTTCGACCCGAACGCGGGCCTGGACGACATACCCGCCAACTACTCGACCGTGACGATAGTGCTCACGCCCGGCAACGGCTCCACTACCCTATCCGTAACGCAGGGGGATTTCGCGGGGATGGCCGACGGCGAGAACCGTTTCATGAGCGCCGAGGCCGGGTGGGATATGGTGCTGCCCAAGATAAAAGAGATGGCTGAACAGTAA
- a CDS encoding cupin domain-containing protein has protein sequence MKPVVESNKLARAEVWGEDDPAVHWAGAFAVYGGHGTTQSSTIVYEIEPGHRLGWHTDATEETQYIIAGSGKLFLEDGSTYPVGPGSVFVLPTGVKHDLANAGKETLRAVAFFAAAMFTQNFDNVMMPPKSHILGTPNRNG, from the coding sequence ATGAAACCAGTCGTTGAATCGAACAAGCTCGCGCGCGCCGAAGTATGGGGCGAAGACGACCCTGCAGTCCACTGGGCGGGCGCATTCGCCGTCTATGGAGGGCACGGCACGACGCAGTCATCGACGATAGTGTACGAGATCGAGCCGGGCCACAGGCTCGGATGGCATACGGACGCTACGGAAGAGACCCAGTACATAATCGCCGGAAGCGGCAAGCTCTTTCTGGAGGACGGCTCCACATACCCGGTGGGTCCGGGCAGCGTCTTCGTTCTCCCTACGGGCGTAAAGCACGACCTCGCCAACGCAGGCAAGGAAACGCTCCGGGCGGTGGCTTTCTTCGCGGCCGCTATGTTCACGCAGAACTTCGACAACGTGATGATGCCGCCCAAGTCCCACATACTCGGCACGCCTAACCGCAACGGCTGA
- a CDS encoding type II toxin-antitoxin system HicA family toxin, translating to MKVREVIKFLVENNGWYLVRICGSHRQFKLRSKKSRLTINCKMDKELPEGALYYSLKHCFDSQEVIHKEHYEITIEQSNDCYSAYCPDLPGCVAVGDTLEETKELMLDSVRLHLEGLKQDGVLVSEPGSTSAFFEIRQAS from the coding sequence ATGAAAGTGAGAGAGGTGATAAAGTTTCTGGTGGAGAACAACGGATGGTATCTCGTGAGGATTTGCGGAAGTCATCGTCAGTTCAAGCTCAGGAGCAAGAAGTCGAGGCTCACCATCAACTGCAAGATGGACAAGGAGCTCCCGGAAGGCGCGCTTTATTACTCTCTCAAGCACTGCTTCGATTCGCAGGAAGTAATACATAAGGAACATTATGAGATCACCATCGAGCAGTCGAACGACTGTTATTCGGCTTACTGTCCGGACCTCCCCGGCTGCGTCGCCGTCGGAGATACGCTTGAGGAGACGAAGGAGCTCATGCTCGACTCGGTACGCCTCCACCTCGAAGGGCTCAAGCAGGACGGTGTTCTGGTTTCGGAACCGGGGAGCACATCGGCCTTTTTTGAGATCAGGCAAGCCTCCTGA
- a CDS encoding periplasmic heavy metal sensor, translated as MSKGLKIFLALSVLLNVLLIGILIGTLSHTFFWHMEKGKRAFHFMKELPPEKREKVMETIKDLRKESLETRKKIKKKRDEVIDVFSAPEFDPALFDRKVTELHALMGELTDEIADETKKIASDLTREERKAIADIIRRGPGPPFPRFFMEGFHGGKNDVHGEKFHMERFDGPPPPPPPPDWEEPPDGPGGEPHDEPL; from the coding sequence ATGAGTAAGGGGCTGAAAATATTCCTCGCTTTGTCGGTGTTACTTAACGTGCTGCTTATCGGCATACTCATAGGGACTCTCTCGCATACGTTCTTCTGGCACATGGAGAAAGGCAAGCGAGCGTTCCATTTCATGAAGGAGCTTCCGCCCGAAAAACGCGAGAAGGTCATGGAAACGATAAAAGACCTGAGAAAAGAGTCGCTCGAAACGAGGAAGAAGATAAAGAAAAAAAGGGACGAGGTCATTGACGTATTCTCCGCCCCCGAGTTCGACCCCGCGCTCTTCGACAGGAAGGTCACCGAGCTCCACGCGCTCATGGGCGAGCTCACGGACGAGATCGCCGACGAGACGAAGAAGATAGCGTCCGACCTGACCCGGGAGGAGAGGAAGGCCATAGCCGACATAATCAGGCGCGGACCCGGACCGCCTTTCCCGCGGTTCTTCATGGAAGGGTTCCACGGAGGCAAGAACGACGTCCACGGCGAAAAATTCCATATGGAGAGGTTCGACGGACCCCCTCCTCCTCCGCCCCCTCCTGACTGGGAAGAGCCGCCCGACGGGCCCGGAGGAGAGCCGCATGACGAGCCCCTATGA
- a CDS encoding glutathione S-transferase family protein, translating to MPKPLLVIGNKNYSSWSMRPWLALKHLGIEFDEVRIPLYIEGSREKILKYSPAGKVPVYIEDGLTVWDSLSILEYLAEKHPSLWPADAKARALARSICAEMHSGFAALRNTLPMNARAGDRWVELGGDAVGDVERILEIWETCRSVYGKGGPWLFGHFTAADAMYAPVALRFDTYGIEAGGHSRSYIETVLTDGHVREWIRAAVDEEEVIEMFEKGVV from the coding sequence ATGCCAAAACCGCTGCTGGTAATCGGGAACAAGAACTATTCGAGCTGGTCGATGAGGCCATGGCTCGCGCTCAAGCATCTCGGGATCGAATTCGACGAGGTGCGGATACCGCTATACATCGAGGGCTCGAGGGAGAAGATTCTCAAGTATTCACCCGCGGGGAAGGTGCCCGTCTATATCGAGGACGGTCTCACTGTCTGGGATTCGCTCTCCATACTCGAATATCTTGCCGAAAAGCATCCCTCGCTCTGGCCTGCGGACGCGAAAGCCAGGGCGCTCGCGCGCTCCATATGCGCCGAGATGCACTCCGGGTTCGCGGCATTGAGAAATACGCTCCCCATGAACGCGAGGGCAGGGGACAGGTGGGTGGAGCTCGGAGGGGACGCCGTAGGAGACGTCGAGAGGATACTCGAGATATGGGAGACCTGCAGGAGCGTATATGGAAAAGGCGGTCCCTGGCTCTTCGGACACTTCACGGCGGCTGACGCGATGTACGCCCCTGTCGCGCTCAGGTTCGATACCTACGGCATAGAGGCGGGCGGACATTCGAGGAGCTACATCGAGACCGTGCTTACGGACGGGCACGTCCGCGAATGGATCCGCGCCGCCGTGGATGAGGAAGAGGTCATAGAAATGTTCGAGAAGGGAGTTGTCTGA